One part of the Pecten maximus chromosome 1, xPecMax1.1, whole genome shotgun sequence genome encodes these proteins:
- the LOC117322544 gene encoding uncharacterized protein LOC117322544, producing the protein MYLFKRVDRKDLRNVRIASKCEDNYSHLRNNSFDYVIDSYYSSLNVVINTETKHVIITGTSECNNTKRIDVINITVAYECNNTKRIDVINTSTRHVIITKTSLVNNTKRIEVNNTTCHQ; encoded by the exons ATGTACCTGTTTAAAAGGGTGGACAG GAAAGACCTGCGAAACGTTCGCATTGCCTCAAAATGTGAGGACAACTATTCTCACCTCCGCAACAACAGCTTCGATTACGTCATCGACTCCTACTACTCTTCTCTCAACGTTGTCATCAACACAGAAACTAAACACGTCATCATCACAGGGACCAGTGAGTGTAACAACACCAAAAGGATTGACGTCATCAACATCACAGTGGCCTATGAATGCAACAACACCAAAAGGATTGACGTCATCAACACATCAACTCGGCACGTCATCATCACAAAGACCAGTCTTGTCAACAACACAAAAAGGATCGAGGTCAACAACACAACGTGTCATCAGTAG